The Longimicrobium sp. genome includes a window with the following:
- a CDS encoding AMP-binding protein gives MSETAVSRFLGRTALHPDRPALRTLASGGAPHDRVLTWGEWGDAARHFAAALVDAGVSPGESVAVLAGNVEAWPVADLGTMLAGGVSVGVYPTSAPGQVRQVLADCGAAVVIVDTAAQLAKVAAVRAELPALRTVIAVGGAGDVSWSAWMARGSDALARGAGAEVDVRSAAARPDDVALLIYTSGSTGEPKGAAIPHRYLTASADSIQDTLGLCADDTSLSFLPFCHAAERVFGLHTRIACGMEAALVGDANHMWDAAREYGPTVFGGLPRFYEKAYEAMRSEEGRATGGEAERWRRALELGRARAALRREGEPVPAWLQAEWSQVAAPYAAQLRGLFGGRVRLATSGGATLPGEVAEYLDALGLSILGGYGLTEHLCVAFHRPEGYGFQTAGPPMSGTELRTADDGEILVRRGAMTFAGYHGRPEETRATFSDDGAWLHTGDLGEVTARGELRVTGRKKELIALSNGKKVAPLPIEARLAQEPWIGQAVLFGEGERFVSALIALRPSAVETWARARALPAGNAEVLAHPELLDEVQAAVDRVNAGLSRPEQVRRFALLERPLTAEAEELTPTLKLRRAAIAEKYGERLRALYQTA, from the coding sequence ATGAGTGAGACAGCGGTCTCCCGCTTCCTGGGTCGCACGGCGCTCCACCCGGACCGGCCGGCGCTGCGCACGCTTGCGTCCGGCGGTGCCCCGCACGACCGCGTCCTCACCTGGGGCGAGTGGGGCGATGCGGCGCGGCACTTCGCGGCGGCGCTGGTGGATGCCGGCGTCAGCCCGGGCGAGTCCGTGGCGGTGCTGGCGGGGAACGTCGAGGCGTGGCCCGTCGCGGACCTGGGGACGATGCTCGCGGGCGGCGTGTCGGTGGGCGTGTACCCGACCAGCGCGCCGGGTCAGGTGCGCCAGGTGCTCGCCGATTGCGGCGCGGCAGTGGTCATAGTGGACACTGCCGCGCAGCTCGCCAAGGTCGCCGCGGTGCGCGCGGAGCTCCCGGCGCTGCGCACGGTGATCGCCGTCGGAGGCGCGGGGGACGTCTCGTGGAGCGCGTGGATGGCGCGCGGGTCGGATGCGCTCGCTCGCGGCGCGGGTGCGGAGGTGGATGTCCGCAGCGCAGCCGCGCGGCCGGACGACGTCGCGCTCCTCATCTACACCTCCGGATCCACCGGCGAGCCCAAGGGCGCCGCCATCCCGCACCGCTATCTCACCGCCTCCGCTGACTCCATCCAGGACACGCTTGGGCTGTGCGCGGACGACACCTCTCTCTCCTTTCTCCCCTTCTGCCACGCCGCCGAGCGCGTCTTTGGACTGCACACGCGGATCGCCTGCGGGATGGAAGCGGCACTGGTTGGCGACGCCAACCATATGTGGGATGCGGCGCGCGAGTACGGTCCCACGGTGTTCGGCGGGCTGCCCAGGTTCTACGAGAAGGCGTACGAGGCGATGCGCTCGGAAGAGGGGCGCGCGACGGGTGGGGAGGCGGAGCGCTGGCGGCGTGCGCTGGAGCTGGGGCGCGCCCGCGCCGCCCTTCGCCGTGAGGGTGAGCCGGTGCCGGCCTGGCTGCAGGCGGAGTGGAGCCAGGTGGCGGCGCCGTACGCGGCCCAACTGCGCGGCCTCTTCGGCGGGCGGGTGCGGCTCGCGACCTCCGGCGGCGCGACGCTGCCGGGCGAGGTGGCGGAGTACCTGGACGCGCTGGGGCTCAGCATCCTGGGCGGCTACGGTCTCACCGAGCACCTGTGCGTCGCCTTCCACCGGCCGGAGGGCTACGGCTTCCAGACCGCCGGCCCGCCGATGTCCGGCACCGAGCTGCGCACCGCCGACGACGGCGAGATCCTGGTGCGCCGCGGCGCGATGACGTTCGCCGGCTACCACGGGCGGCCAGAGGAGACGCGCGCCACCTTCAGCGACGACGGCGCCTGGCTGCATACCGGCGACCTGGGCGAGGTCACCGCGCGCGGCGAGCTGCGCGTGACGGGGCGCAAGAAGGAGCTGATCGCCCTCTCCAACGGAAAGAAGGTGGCGCCGCTCCCCATCGAGGCGCGGCTGGCGCAGGAGCCGTGGATCGGGCAGGCGGTGCTATTCGGCGAGGGCGAGCGCTTCGTGTCCGCCCTCATCGCGCTGCGCCCTTCCGCGGTGGAGACCTGGGCCCGCGCGCGCGCCCTCCCGGCCGGCAACGCGGAAGTGCTCGCGCACCCCGAGCTGCTGGACGAGGTGCAGGCCGCGGTGGACCGCGTGAACGCGGGGCTCTCGCGCCCCGAGCAGGTCCGCCGCTTCGCGCTCCTGGAGCGTCCGCTCACCGCCGAGGCGGAAGAGCTGACCCCCACCCTCAAGCTGCGGCGCGCCGCCATCGCCGAGAAGTACGGCGAACGGCTGCGCGCCCTCTACCAGACCGCGTAA
- a CDS encoding ketoacyl-ACP synthase III, with the protein MRHATIVSTGSAVPERILTNADLSVMVGEDVDAFVSGTLGIRERRWCGPDESTADLAEAAARAALADARLAPEDIDLLIVSTDTPEYVSPATSSVLHGRLGLPGAAGTFDINSACAGFATALDAAWKYIRADERYERVLVVAAYAMSKFLDTADKKTATIFADGAGAVVVARSDEPGILASELFADGSLSAGMGVFAGGAAEPITAEVLRSGYRNRLRFVTKYPREVNEEGWPRIVRSVLGRTGHGVEDVDLWLWTQVNRSTIEAVMETLAQPMERAHTVMEKWGYTGNACLAMALDDAARAGRLQPGDLVVMTGSGAGLSMGCVALRWNPHTGAADE; encoded by the coding sequence ATGCGCCACGCCACGATCGTCTCCACCGGGTCCGCGGTTCCCGAGCGCATCCTCACCAACGCCGACCTTTCGGTGATGGTGGGGGAGGACGTGGACGCGTTCGTGTCCGGGACGCTGGGGATACGGGAGCGGAGATGGTGCGGGCCGGACGAGTCGACGGCCGATCTTGCGGAGGCGGCGGCCCGCGCGGCGCTGGCGGATGCGCGGCTCGCCCCCGAGGACATCGACCTCCTCATCGTCTCCACCGACACGCCGGAGTACGTCTCGCCCGCCACGTCGTCCGTGCTGCACGGGAGGCTCGGGTTGCCGGGAGCGGCGGGGACGTTCGACATCAACTCCGCGTGCGCCGGGTTCGCCACCGCCCTCGATGCCGCGTGGAAGTACATCCGCGCGGACGAGCGGTACGAGCGCGTGCTGGTGGTAGCGGCCTACGCCATGTCCAAGTTCCTCGATACGGCTGACAAGAAAACGGCCACCATCTTCGCGGACGGCGCGGGGGCGGTGGTGGTGGCGCGCTCGGACGAGCCCGGCATCCTCGCCTCCGAGCTCTTTGCGGACGGGTCTCTGTCGGCGGGAATGGGCGTGTTCGCGGGCGGCGCGGCGGAGCCGATCACGGCCGAGGTGCTGCGCAGCGGATACCGCAACCGGCTCCGCTTCGTCACCAAGTATCCCAGAGAGGTCAACGAGGAGGGGTGGCCGCGCATCGTCCGCTCGGTGCTGGGGAGGACCGGGCACGGGGTGGAGGACGTGGACCTGTGGCTCTGGACGCAGGTCAACCGCTCCACCATCGAGGCGGTGATGGAGACGCTCGCCCAGCCGATGGAGCGCGCGCACACCGTGATGGAGAAGTGGGGATACACCGGCAACGCCTGCCTGGCGATGGCGCTCGACGATGCCGCCCGCGCCGGCCGCCTGCAGCCCGGTGACCTGGTGGTGATGACCGGCTCCGGCGCGGGGCTCTCAATGGGGTGCGTCGCGCTACGCTGGAACCCCCACACTGGCGCCGCCGATGAGTGA
- a CDS encoding LacI family DNA-binding transcriptional regulator: MPSPNRSITTHDVARHAGVSQATVSLVLGGNPRARVAAATRERVLRSAEALGYRPNILARGLVRGRSYALGVLVPDLSNPFYLDVVTGVQRVAAEAGYVVLPGDTREVPAARHLEALRARQVDGLILDGVGAASLPADALSGTEVVLVDEPPERWPGVASGALEAGRLAAEHLLGLGHRRLAFIGPASDVHGFRMRERGFFRALRDAGVEPRSEWVRRTPPTIAGGQRAMRSLLASHDRPTGIFCANDLLAAGALKTALTAGLAVPGELSLVGCDDVELARVLTPELTTVAIPARELGARAARLLLRRLDDPTYAPRSDRPLPVKLVVRGTTGVAG; encoded by the coding sequence GTGCCCTCACCCAACCGCTCCATCACAACCCACGACGTTGCGCGCCACGCGGGCGTATCCCAGGCCACGGTGTCGCTGGTGCTGGGGGGGAATCCGCGGGCGCGGGTGGCGGCGGCGACGCGGGAGCGGGTCCTTCGCTCGGCCGAGGCGCTGGGGTACCGGCCCAACATCCTGGCGCGCGGGCTGGTTCGCGGAAGGTCGTACGCGCTGGGTGTGCTGGTGCCCGACCTCTCCAACCCGTTCTACCTGGACGTGGTGACCGGCGTGCAGCGGGTGGCGGCCGAGGCCGGATACGTCGTCCTTCCCGGCGACACGCGGGAGGTGCCGGCGGCGCGGCACCTGGAGGCGCTGCGGGCGCGGCAGGTGGACGGGCTGATCCTGGACGGAGTCGGCGCCGCATCGCTCCCGGCCGATGCGCTCTCGGGCACCGAGGTGGTGCTGGTGGACGAGCCGCCCGAGCGGTGGCCAGGGGTCGCGAGCGGCGCGCTGGAGGCGGGGCGCCTGGCGGCGGAGCACCTCCTGGGGCTGGGGCACCGCCGGCTCGCCTTCATCGGCCCGGCTTCGGACGTACACGGCTTCCGCATGCGGGAGCGGGGGTTCTTCCGAGCGCTGCGCGATGCGGGGGTGGAGCCGCGGTCGGAGTGGGTGCGGCGCACTCCGCCTACCATCGCCGGGGGACAGCGGGCGATGCGCTCGCTGCTCGCCTCCCACGACCGCCCGACCGGGATCTTTTGCGCAAACGACCTGCTGGCGGCGGGCGCGCTGAAGACGGCGCTCACCGCCGGGCTCGCGGTTCCGGGCGAGCTGTCGCTGGTGGGGTGCGACGACGTGGAGCTGGCCCGCGTCCTCACCCCGGAGCTGACGACCGTCGCCATTCCGGCCCGCGAGCTGGGTGCCCGCGCCGCACGCCTCCTCCTTCGCCGCCTGGACGACCCGACGTACGCGCCGCGTTCCGACCGGCCGCTGCCGGTGAAGCTGGTGGTGCGGGGAACGACGGGCGTGGCGGGGTGA
- a CDS encoding PAS domain S-box protein, with protein sequence MHPLLERIVGQLFGGAARHPESEALLRALDAGLSAHDADAQALRAGDEHFRVLAETIPAAIFIYQGERFRYVNAAASELTGYTREELLSVQFWDVVHPEHRELVRARGMARQRGESLPQRYAVKLLRKDGTERWVVLTAGRIEFQGEQAGLGTAFDITDRKHAEEALARQGLAFENLYDAVLIADPEGRITDWNRAAERIYGWARDEVLGSTVELWLPPGEAAELNRRILYALDAEGRWSGKIRFVRKDGGLGLSETVFVPLRDAGGQRVGALGVSRDVTQSEHAAEALRASEERYRLMVAGSEQVFFYQHDLNGVYESVSPSVHEVLGYRMEELVGRRYGSLQPAGWDTAEVDAQTAVTLGSAGAPHSYRVIVRHRDGHPVTLELVETAVRRGDEVVGVQGFARDITARTRAEEALRESEERYRTLFEESRDAVYITTLDGRFVAVNQALVDQFGYSRQELLSGHVSHLYADPQDRTRFRDEIFRAGYVREFEVRFTRRDGETLHCLVSATLRRAPDGTVLGYQGIIHDITERKRAEERLAYGALHDALTGLPNRALFMDRLERAASGRREGAALAVFFMDLDRFKVINDSLGHGVGDRMLVEIARRLAAAIPPDATVARFGGDEFTLLLPSTSTRQATHMAERLLEALAVPFALAPGHDVFASASMGIALASGTAERPEELLRNADAALSRAKARGKNRYEVFDRAMHAEAVERLRLESDLRRALERGELRLLFQPIMSLEDGRVAGFEGLLRWEHPERGTIAPNLFIPLAEETGLISAVGRWVLEEGCSQLAEWTRRYPERRLIVSLNLSARQFGDADLADHVARGLVACGVDPSRLWLEITETVILENAEPARSTLRTLKELGVQLCMDDFGTGYSSLGYLHRMELDELKIDRSFVSRMDHDRRSTQLVHAIIALAHNLGVRVVAEGVETPAQLASLRAQRCDYAQGFLFARPLTPAAAAELLDRDERW encoded by the coding sequence TTGCATCCATTGCTCGAGCGCATCGTTGGGCAGCTCTTCGGCGGCGCGGCGCGCCACCCGGAGAGCGAGGCGCTGCTGCGCGCACTGGACGCCGGGCTTTCCGCGCACGACGCCGACGCGCAAGCACTGCGCGCCGGCGACGAGCACTTCCGGGTGCTGGCCGAGACCATCCCGGCGGCGATCTTCATCTATCAGGGCGAGCGATTCCGCTACGTCAACGCCGCCGCCAGCGAGCTGACCGGCTACACGCGCGAGGAGCTCCTCTCGGTCCAGTTCTGGGACGTGGTGCACCCCGAGCACCGCGAGCTGGTGCGCGCTCGCGGGATGGCGCGCCAGCGCGGCGAATCCCTTCCGCAGCGCTACGCAGTGAAGCTGCTGCGCAAGGACGGCACGGAGCGCTGGGTGGTCCTGACGGCGGGGCGCATCGAGTTCCAGGGGGAGCAGGCGGGGCTGGGTACCGCTTTCGACATCACCGATCGCAAGCACGCCGAGGAGGCGCTCGCGCGGCAGGGGCTCGCCTTCGAGAACCTGTACGACGCCGTCCTCATCGCCGATCCCGAGGGGCGCATCACCGACTGGAACCGCGCCGCGGAGCGGATCTACGGGTGGGCCCGCGACGAGGTGCTGGGGTCCACGGTGGAGCTGTGGCTCCCCCCCGGCGAGGCGGCGGAGCTGAACCGGCGCATCCTGTACGCGCTGGACGCCGAGGGCCGCTGGTCCGGCAAGATCCGCTTCGTGCGCAAGGACGGGGGGCTGGGGCTCTCGGAGACGGTGTTCGTTCCGCTGCGGGATGCAGGGGGGCAGCGGGTGGGGGCGCTGGGGGTGAGCCGCGACGTCACCCAGAGCGAGCACGCCGCCGAAGCGCTGCGCGCCAGCGAAGAGCGCTACCGGCTGATGGTGGCCGGCAGCGAGCAGGTCTTCTTCTACCAGCACGACCTGAACGGGGTCTACGAGTCGGTCTCCCCCTCGGTGCACGAGGTGCTGGGGTACCGCATGGAGGAGCTGGTGGGGCGGCGCTACGGGTCGCTGCAGCCGGCAGGGTGGGACACCGCCGAGGTGGACGCGCAGACGGCCGTCACCCTTGGCTCCGCCGGGGCGCCGCACTCGTACCGCGTCATCGTCCGCCACCGCGACGGCCATCCCGTCACCCTGGAGCTGGTGGAGACGGCGGTGCGGCGCGGGGACGAGGTGGTGGGGGTGCAGGGCTTCGCGCGCGACATCACCGCGCGCACGCGTGCCGAGGAGGCGCTGCGCGAGAGCGAGGAGCGCTACCGCACCCTCTTTGAGGAGAGCCGCGACGCGGTGTACATCACGACGCTGGATGGGCGCTTCGTGGCGGTGAACCAGGCGCTGGTGGACCAATTCGGCTACTCGCGCCAGGAGCTGCTCTCCGGCCACGTGTCGCACCTGTACGCAGATCCGCAGGACCGCACCCGCTTCCGGGACGAGATCTTTCGCGCGGGGTACGTGCGCGAGTTCGAGGTGAGGTTCACCCGGCGTGACGGGGAGACGCTCCACTGCCTGGTGAGTGCCACCCTGCGCCGCGCCCCCGACGGAACCGTGCTCGGCTACCAGGGGATCATCCACGACATCACCGAGCGCAAACGGGCCGAGGAGCGCCTGGCGTACGGCGCCCTGCACGACGCCCTCACCGGGCTCCCCAACCGCGCCCTCTTCATGGACCGGCTGGAGCGGGCGGCCAGCGGGCGGCGCGAGGGAGCGGCGCTGGCGGTCTTCTTCATGGACCTGGACCGCTTCAAGGTCATCAACGACTCTCTGGGCCACGGCGTGGGCGACCGCATGCTGGTGGAGATCGCCCGCCGCCTGGCCGCCGCCATCCCCCCGGACGCCACGGTCGCGCGCTTCGGCGGCGACGAGTTCACCCTCCTGCTGCCTTCCACCAGCACGCGCCAGGCGACGCACATGGCCGAGCGCCTGCTGGAAGCGCTGGCCGTGCCCTTTGCTCTGGCGCCGGGCCACGACGTCTTCGCGTCGGCCAGCATGGGGATTGCCCTGGCCAGCGGCACGGCCGAACGGCCAGAGGAGCTGCTGCGCAACGCGGACGCGGCGCTCAGCCGGGCCAAGGCGCGCGGCAAGAACCGCTACGAGGTGTTCGACCGCGCCATGCACGCCGAGGCCGTCGAGCGGCTGCGGCTGGAGAGCGACCTGCGGCGCGCCCTGGAGCGCGGCGAGCTGCGCCTCCTCTTCCAGCCCATCATGTCGCTGGAGGACGGGCGGGTGGCGGGCTTCGAGGGGCTGCTGCGCTGGGAGCACCCGGAACGCGGCACCATCGCCCCCAACCTCTTCATCCCCCTGGCCGAGGAGACGGGGCTGATCTCGGCGGTGGGGCGATGGGTGCTGGAGGAGGGGTGCAGCCAGCTCGCCGAGTGGACGCGCCGCTACCCGGAGCGGCGGCTGATCGTGTCGCTCAACCTTTCCGCCCGCCAGTTCGGCGACGCGGACCTGGCGGACCACGTGGCGCGCGGCCTGGTGGCGTGCGGGGTGGATCCCTCGCGCCTCTGGCTGGAGATCACGGAGACGGTGATCCTGGAGAACGCCGAGCCCGCGCGCTCCACCCTGCGGACGCTGAAGGAGCTGGGGGTGCAGCTCTGCATGGACGACTTCGGCACCGGCTACTCGTCACTCGGCTACCTGCACCGCATGGAGCTGGACGAGCTGAAGATCGACCGCTCCTTCGTGAGCCGGATGGACCACGACCGGCGCAGCACGCAGCTGGTGCACGCCATCATCGCGCTGGCGCACAACCTGGGGGTGCGCGTGGTGGCCGAGGGGGTGGAGACGCCCGCCCAGCTCGCCTCCCTGCGCGCCCAGCGCTGCGACTACGCGCAGGGCTTCCTCTTCGCCCGCCCCCTCACCCCCGCCGCCGCCGCGGAGCTGCTGGACCGCGACGAGCGGTGGTAG
- a CDS encoding BlaI/MecI/CopY family transcriptional regulator, with protein MAKSPPLANLSRRERQIMDVVYRLGRAAVGDVLERIPDPPSYSAVRALMRILEEKGHLTHEQDGPRYVYLPTVPADTAQRSALTHLVRTFFQGSTGAAVAALLDLDDGTLSEPELDRLSRLIEQARGQEQ; from the coding sequence ATGGCGAAGTCTCCCCCGCTAGCGAACCTGAGCCGCCGCGAGCGGCAGATCATGGACGTGGTGTACCGCCTGGGCCGCGCCGCGGTGGGCGACGTGCTGGAGCGCATCCCCGATCCGCCCAGCTACTCGGCCGTGCGCGCGCTGATGCGCATCCTGGAGGAGAAGGGCCACCTGACGCACGAGCAGGACGGCCCTCGTTACGTGTACCTCCCCACGGTGCCCGCGGATACGGCGCAGCGCTCGGCGCTCACGCACCTGGTGAGGACCTTCTTCCAGGGCTCCACCGGTGCCGCCGTAGCCGCGCTGCTGGACCTGGACGACGGAACCCTTTCCGAGCCGGAGCTCGACCGCCTTTCGCGGCTGATCGAGCAGGCCCGGGGACAGGAGCAATAA
- a CDS encoding M56 family metallopeptidase: MSAPLPSGLTDTWAWALALLLVKSTLVLCAAALAARALRHGSAARRHLAWTLALGALLVLPLLALALPAWKLPFLRIVTHPAVREMGEVAGPATPAELLTAGALLALVWAMGAAAVLARMAFGWRAVRRMARGAVPMDDLRWTDTVRMLGESVGVRGSVRLVRGEGAAMPVTWGVFRPTILLPAAADEWAPERRRVVLLHELAHVARRDCLTQMLATLCCAAYWFHPGAWWAARRMRVEREEACDDRVLAAGARASDYAGHLVEVARTFRVPRPAAPAMAMARGGQLQARVLAVLDAGRDRRAVPHGAGMAVSAAVLAALLPLAVVGPSERERAPAFTLTSAPALAGPVKHVELDGMHMEVRVSPAPAPKRAPAPLAIAPAPASEPAAEAVPARQPAHRNAPARALAALIRATTDPEADVRRTAIRALGKLQDDAVVTPLVRSLRDRDSEVRSLAARMLGELAGGHPAPDAEPVATLAEAPRRASRLGDAAADRAAEALRVSLADEDPRVRDTALWALGAIGGADQRGVVILGGQAGSTTGVETTFEGPEF, translated from the coding sequence ATGTCCGCCCCCCTTCCCTCCGGCCTCACCGACACCTGGGCCTGGGCCCTCGCCCTCCTCCTGGTGAAGTCTACCCTGGTGCTGTGCGCCGCCGCCCTCGCCGCGCGGGCGCTGCGCCACGGCTCCGCCGCTCGCCGCCACCTGGCGTGGACGCTGGCGCTCGGCGCGCTCCTGGTGCTCCCGCTCCTGGCGCTGGCGCTCCCCGCGTGGAAGCTCCCCTTCCTGCGCATCGTCACCCACCCCGCCGTGCGGGAGATGGGCGAGGTCGCGGGTCCGGCCACGCCGGCGGAGCTCCTCACGGCGGGCGCCCTGCTGGCGCTGGTTTGGGCGATGGGCGCGGCGGCGGTGCTGGCGCGGATGGCGTTCGGGTGGCGCGCGGTGCGGCGGATGGCGCGCGGCGCCGTGCCCATGGACGACCTGCGCTGGACGGACACGGTGCGGATGCTGGGCGAGTCGGTGGGAGTGCGCGGGAGCGTGCGGCTGGTGCGCGGTGAGGGCGCCGCGATGCCGGTCACCTGGGGGGTCTTCCGCCCCACCATCCTCCTTCCCGCCGCGGCGGACGAGTGGGCGCCGGAACGGCGGCGCGTGGTGCTGCTGCACGAGCTGGCGCACGTGGCGCGCCGCGACTGCCTCACTCAGATGCTGGCGACGCTGTGCTGCGCCGCGTACTGGTTCCACCCCGGCGCGTGGTGGGCCGCCCGCCGCATGCGCGTGGAGCGCGAGGAAGCGTGCGACGACCGGGTGCTGGCCGCCGGCGCCCGCGCTTCGGACTACGCCGGGCACCTGGTAGAGGTGGCGCGCACTTTTCGCGTCCCCCGCCCCGCCGCGCCCGCGATGGCGATGGCGCGCGGAGGCCAACTGCAGGCGCGCGTCCTGGCCGTGCTCGATGCCGGCCGCGACCGGCGCGCCGTGCCGCACGGCGCGGGGATGGCGGTCTCGGCCGCGGTGCTGGCGGCGCTCCTGCCGCTCGCGGTGGTCGGGCCGTCCGAGCGGGAGCGCGCCCCGGCCTTCACGTTGACCTCGGCGCCTGCGCTGGCCGGTCCAGTGAAGCACGTGGAGCTGGACGGGATGCACATGGAGGTGCGGGTGAGCCCGGCTCCGGCACCCAAGCGCGCGCCGGCGCCGCTCGCCATCGCGCCGGCACCGGCGTCTGAGCCTGCCGCCGAGGCGGTGCCGGCGCGGCAGCCGGCGCACCGCAACGCACCGGCCCGGGCGCTGGCCGCGCTGATCCGCGCCACCACCGATCCGGAGGCGGACGTCCGCCGCACCGCCATCCGCGCCCTGGGCAAGCTTCAGGACGACGCGGTGGTGACGCCGCTGGTGCGCTCCCTCCGCGACCGCGACTCGGAGGTGCGCTCGCTGGCGGCGCGCATGCTGGGCGAGCTGGCCGGCGGCCATCCCGCGCCCGACGCGGAGCCGGTGGCCACCCTGGCAGAGGCGCCTCGCCGCGCATCGCGCCTGGGCGACGCCGCCGCCGACCGCGCCGCCGAAGCCCTGCGCGTCTCCCTCGCCGACGAGGACCCGCGCGTCCGCGACACCGCCCTCTGGGCCCTGGGCGCAATCGGCGGCGCAGACCAGCGCGGCGTCGTGATTTTGGGCGGCCAAGCCGGCAGCACCACCGGCGTGGAGACTACTTTTGAGGGGCCGGAGTTTTGA
- a CDS encoding DegV family protein produces MSVSHLDGAGLRGALIQANEYVQRHRADLNRINVFPVPDGDTGTNLALTVAAVADRLRASREGSVGLVARQAAEAGILGARGNCGMILSHFLLGFSESVGNRASLSVTEFGESLRSATEHVYRALEKPVEGTIITIMSAIADESRRWGHTDFVVLFERLLVRAREALASTPDLLPVLKKAGVVDAGAKGFVHLLEGISSFLAGDPLAPLEEIPEYDAEPTFAAGAAEYPTESERFRFCTEALVRGPSIPTQEEVKAVLRDRGDSLVVIRSENLLKIHVHTDEPEEVFAYLRTLGELATHKAEDMQAQHAVAERAAAGGHMTLARRPISIVADTACDLPDEVVRAHGIHLVPLNLIFDTKAYRDRFDISPEEFAVRLKDGAHPSTSQPAPAAFMEGFRRAGEEGEEVVAILLSSALSGTYASAQAAVKQRADGDTPVHLVDSLGGSLLQGLLALKASELGEQGWSAERIVAELARIRSRSGFFIVLDTFERALASGRVGRGRAWLGSLLDIKPVLDIDATGKLVPIERVRGRNAMLPKMMEVLERKVPVGTGQVRFGVMHVACPEILGEVVPEIRKRYGNVEVLTAPGTPILATHAGEGAWGIAYLVEE; encoded by the coding sequence ATGAGCGTAAGCCACCTCGACGGCGCCGGACTGCGCGGCGCACTGATCCAGGCGAACGAGTACGTCCAGCGCCACCGGGCGGACCTGAACCGCATCAACGTCTTTCCCGTGCCGGACGGCGACACGGGCACCAACCTGGCGCTCACCGTCGCCGCCGTGGCGGACCGGCTGCGCGCCAGCCGCGAGGGGTCGGTGGGCCTCGTGGCGCGCCAGGCCGCCGAGGCCGGCATACTGGGCGCGCGCGGCAACTGCGGGATGATCCTGTCGCACTTCCTGCTGGGGTTCAGCGAGTCCGTGGGCAACCGGGCATCGCTCTCGGTGACGGAGTTCGGCGAGTCGCTGCGCAGCGCCACCGAGCACGTCTACCGCGCGCTGGAGAAGCCGGTGGAGGGCACCATCATCACCATCATGAGCGCCATCGCGGACGAGTCTCGCCGCTGGGGCCACACCGATTTCGTGGTGCTCTTCGAGCGGCTGCTGGTGCGCGCCCGCGAGGCGCTCGCCAGCACCCCGGACCTGCTTCCCGTGCTCAAGAAGGCGGGGGTGGTGGACGCGGGCGCCAAGGGCTTCGTGCACCTGCTGGAGGGGATCTCGTCGTTCCTGGCCGGCGACCCGCTCGCCCCCCTGGAAGAGATCCCGGAGTACGACGCGGAGCCCACCTTTGCCGCGGGCGCCGCGGAGTACCCCACCGAGAGCGAGCGCTTCCGCTTCTGCACCGAGGCGCTGGTGCGCGGCCCCTCCATCCCCACGCAGGAAGAGGTAAAGGCGGTGCTGCGCGACCGCGGCGACTCGCTGGTCGTCATCCGCTCCGAGAACCTCCTCAAGATCCACGTCCACACGGACGAGCCTGAGGAGGTCTTCGCCTACCTGCGCACGCTGGGCGAGCTGGCCACGCACAAGGCGGAGGACATGCAGGCGCAGCACGCGGTGGCCGAGCGCGCCGCCGCGGGCGGCCACATGACGCTCGCCCGTCGCCCCATCTCCATCGTGGCCGACACCGCGTGCGACCTGCCTGACGAGGTGGTGAGGGCACACGGCATCCACCTGGTGCCGCTGAACCTGATCTTCGACACCAAGGCGTACCGCGACCGCTTCGACATCTCGCCCGAGGAGTTCGCCGTCCGCCTCAAGGACGGGGCGCACCCCAGCACCTCGCAGCCGGCGCCCGCCGCCTTCATGGAGGGCTTCCGCCGCGCCGGCGAAGAGGGCGAGGAGGTCGTCGCCATCCTCCTCTCCTCCGCCCTCTCCGGCACCTACGCCTCCGCCCAGGCCGCCGTAAAGCAGCGCGCCGACGGCGACACCCCGGTGCACCTGGTGGACTCGCTGGGCGGCTCGCTCCTGCAGGGCCTCCTCGCGCTCAAGGCGAGCGAGCTGGGGGAGCAGGGGTGGAGCGCGGAGCGCATCGTGGCCGAGCTGGCGCGCATCCGCTCCCGGAGCGGCTTCTTCATCGTCCTGGACACTTTCGAGCGCGCGCTGGCCTCGGGCCGGGTGGGCCGCGGGCGCGCCTGGCTCGGCAGCCTGCTTGACATCAAGCCCGTGCTGGACATCGACGCCACGGGGAAGCTGGTGCCGATCGAGCGTGTGCGCGGCCGCAACGCCATGCTTCCCAAGATGATGGAGGTCCTGGAGAGAAAGGTGCCGGTGGGCACCGGGCAGGTGCGCTTCGGCGTGATGCACGTCGCCTGTCCCGAGATCCTGGGCGAAGTGGTCCCCGAGATCCGCAAGCGCTACGGCAACGTGGAGGTCCTGACCGCTCCCGGCACCCCTATCCTCGCTACCCACGCCGGCGAAGGCGCCTGGGGGATCGCGTACCTGGTGGAGGAGTAG